The Candidatus Cloacimonadota bacterium genome includes the window CATTCCAACGTATTTTCGGATGAGGCCGTGCTGGCAACGGTGAAACGTGCCGCCGGCATTGCCGAACTTTCCGCCACGGTGAACCGGGACAAAAAGCTGAGGCTGGCCCCGGAGCGGAGCTACATCGCCAAATATGAAACCCCCGTACTTAAAGACCCCGCTTGCATTCCGCTGAAGGAAAAGATTGACCTGATGCTGGAGGCGAACCGCACCATGCTGTCTTTTGAAGGAATTCGCCGCGCCATGTTTTATCTGGTGATGCACCGGGATGAAAAACTGTTTGGCAGCACACTGGGCAGCAGGCTGGAACTGAACACGCAGTGGATTACACCGATGATGACTGCCACCGCGGTTCACGACGGCGACAGCCAAAGCCGCAGTTTTAACGATGGTGGTCGTGCCACCGGTTGGGAGTGGATTGAAAGCCTGGACCTGATTGAAAAGGCAAAACAGGTGGCAGAGGAAGCCCTGATCAAGGTCAAAGCCGAACCCTTGGGTCCGGAACAGCGACGCACGCTGATTTTGGATCCCATCCACCTCGGACTCACCATGCACGAAAGTGTGGGACATCCCACCGAACTGGACCGCGTTTTGGGCTGGGAAGCCGACTATGCCGGCATTTCCTTCGCCACCCCGGAAAAGCTGAAGAACTACCGCTATGGCAGCGAGATTGTCAACTTCATGGGAGACAACACCCTCTGCGAAGGGCTTGCCACAGCAGGCTTTGACGATGACGGCGTGCCCGGACAAAAATGGTTCATCATCAAAGACGGCATCCTCAACGAATATGGCAGCACTCGCGACACCGCCATGGAAATCGGGCTGGAAAGCTCCCGCGGCTGCAACCGCGCCACCTACTATTA containing:
- a CDS encoding TldD/PmbA family protein, producing MKYLDLAMNAAASLGAEYADIRVQKTTDEVIFLQNLSLKNTSNSVLYGYGVRFFKNGAWGFAHSNVFSDEAVLATVKRAAGIAELSATVNRDKKLRLAPERSYIAKYETPVLKDPACIPLKEKIDLMLEANRTMLSFEGIRRAMFYLVMHRDEKLFGSTLGSRLELNTQWITPMMTATAVHDGDSQSRSFNDGGRATGWEWIESLDLIEKAKQVAEEALIKVKAEPLGPEQRRTLILDPIHLGLTMHESVGHPTELDRVLGWEADYAGISFATPEKLKNYRYGSEIVNFMGDNTLCEGLATAGFDDDGVPGQKWFIIKDGILNEYGSTRDTAMEIGLESSRGCNRATYYYDQPINRIPNLYLLPGKEELSPSELIADTEDGVYIQGQGSFSIDQHRVNFQFGGDFFWEIKNGKLHRPLKKVLYKSNNPEFWNSCDAICDQRFWRPFGVINCGKGQPSQPARMTHGASTARFRNIRVGGSQ